A stretch of DNA from Carya illinoinensis cultivar Pawnee chromosome 12, C.illinoinensisPawnee_v1, whole genome shotgun sequence:
caatcttaactactaactgttttgtcttattattatttttttttaaatatcacttcctactaaatatttattggagATTAAGACTAtccaatacagtattttttttttaaattgaaattcgtaggaataaaataaaatgtttttattaattagtgtattttctaacgtgatgacAAATTTAATTAGATCCGGACTCAATATCTCTAATGAAAAACTGAAAGTCAcgtattgatgataaaattttttaattgaatgcAACGGTAATATTTCAGCAACTTTTCTTCAACGATAATATTTTCTGTCTTAATTAcaaacggtaatattttttgttttttctccaacggtaatattttttattttttctccaacggtaaattttttaatcttttctctaacggtaactttttttgtcttctctcaaacggtaacatttttactCCTATGTCAAACGATAGCAGTAATTCCTCTATAAATATGCAAACTCAAGCCTCATTTCCTCTATACAAACCAAACTTCTATTGCATCCTTTCATCTCCTACTCCTTTCATCATATGGCTCGTATTTTCTTTCGCAAATTATTGACATACATATCAtctgaagatgatagcgatgttCAAAACATGGAGGTGGATGATCAGTCATCGAGGCGACGTGGCAATAGCCAATGTCGTAAGTTTATTCGACATGATCATGTTCAAGGACACGAGCGTCTATTTCGTGATTGCTTTGCTGAAAATCcagtatatccctcgaatctatttcgaagGAGATTTCGGATGAGTCGTCCCCTATTTCTTCGTATTCTAAATGAAGTAGAGTCTTACGACCCGTACTTCgtccagagaagagataatgttGGCGGACTCGGTTTATCTTGTATGCAAAAAATCACCGCAGCACTTAGAATGCTGGCGTATGgggttactggagattttatggatgaacacatacgtattggtgaaagcaccgCAATGGAGAGCCTAAAAAAATTTTCTGAGACAGTAGTAACTGTTTTCTCAGAAGAATATCTAAGGTCTCCAACTGCTAATGATATAGCTCGATTGCTTGCAGTTGGTGAACAACGAGGATTCCCAGGAATGTTGggaagcattgattgcatgcattggaagtggaaaaattgtcCCGCAGCTTGGAAAGGTATGTATTCTGGCCACATccgtgaaccaactattattttagaagcagttgcttcatatgatctctggatatggcatgccttttttggtatgcccggttcacataacgatattaatgtgctagagagatcttttatttttacggaACTTGCCCAAGGGCGTGCTCCTCCAGTCAATTACACTATCAATGGCAACGACTATACTATGGGCTATTACCTTGCGGacggtatttatcccaagtggcgaacttttgtgaagacgattccatcaccacgtggaaatgagaagaaaaattttgtgaaagcacaagaatccgcaaggaaagatgtcgagcgtgcattcggggtacttcaacaacgatttgctatcattcgtGGACCTTCCCGAATATTTAAAGTGAAGGAACTAATGAATATAATGAAAACatgtgttattctacataatatgatAATTGAAGACGAGCGTGATGATAGTGAGTGTTTGAACATTGaatatgatcaacttgatgataatCTCCCCGAATTGTCGCGCAATCATACAACTGAGCTTACAGACTTCATCCAGCGTCATCATGATATTAGAGACAGTTCGGCACATCATCAACTTCAAGAAGATataattgaacatcaatggcTTTTACATTCACAACATTAGTCAGGGTTGCTTTACCTTTTATTATTTCCTTAATGTAATTGGGCTCCTATGTTTAAGTTAATCAgatttgcatttgtatttcgTTATTGTTATCAATTTCCCGAATATATTAATGGTAATCGAGTTTGTTTCTGAAAATGTCGTTGAGTCATTAATTGCACAACCATCATCATACTTCCCAtattatcaaatacaaaaaagattaattacatgtatttttacacatatataattgtgtcaaacataaaataagaaatcaaatacaaaataatcaaTCCAAATCGTCGGACCGACTGCGTCTCGCCATGACCTCCCTCTGGAGTTGCTGGAAAAACTCCCGCTGCAATTCTGGCATGACACTCACATCCATCATTATAATGCGCTGATCTGATTCCTTATTCGCGAACTCCACTTTCTTAGCCTCCAACCGCAGCCGTTCGTCCTCTTGACGTAATTTTCTGGCCTCCGTCTCCTTGTCATACGCCATCTTCTCGGCTTTAAGACGaaaaaactctttctcctgagcACATGACTCCTCCAACagagtatacttcatcttcctGAGTTTGAAGTTCTCCTCTACATGCTGGCCT
This window harbors:
- the LOC122289333 gene encoding uncharacterized protein LOC122289333, yielding MEVDDQSSRRRGNSQCRKFIRHDHVQGHERLFRDCFAENPVYPSNLFRRRFRMSRPLFLRILNEVESYDPYFVQRRDNVGGLGIGESTAMESLKKFSETVVTVFSEEYLRSPTANDIARLLAVGEQRGFPGMLGSIDCMHWKWKNCPAAWKGMYSGHIREPTIILEAVASYDLWIWHAFFGMPGSHNDINVLERSFIFTELAQGRAPPVNYTINGNDYTMGYYLADGIYPKWRTFVKTIPSPECLNIEYDQLDDNLPELSRNHTTELTDFIQRHHDIRDSSAHHQLQEDIIEHQWLLHSQH